In the Prochlorococcus sp. MIT 1307 genome, one interval contains:
- the mnmE gene encoding tRNA uridine-5-carboxymethylaminomethyl(34) synthesis GTPase MnmE: protein MTLPFPIEETIAAIATAIAAGQGGIAVVRISGPKALTVCESIVSVPGEKLWTSHKVFYGHVMNAEKNEHIDEVLILIMRGPRSFTGEDVVEIHCHGGLIAVQRVLERVLTHPEVRRALPGEFSQRAVLNGRLDLTQAEAISELIGARSRRAAQLAMAGIDGGIQRRITALREALLDQLSELEARVDFEDELPPLDGDEVLKEILKVQSKLYELLDDATRGALVRQGLRVAIIGCPNVGKSSLLNRLSRRERAIVSNIPGTTRDLLESEVLFEGVPITLLDTAGMRPTEDAVEQLGIAKSQEALLTADIVVLLFDLSQGWTEEDAALLAKVPNEIPRLVVGNKADIKSKLTITQQAKKIAAIKPDLIFSALTGEGEEPFIQSLLHICGANETQGLQIALNERQKDLAASAAAALKRTEEVANQQLPWDFWTIDLREAIHSLGEITGIEVTEALLDRIFSRFCIGK, encoded by the coding sequence ATGACTCTGCCATTTCCTATCGAAGAAACAATCGCTGCAATTGCTACCGCAATAGCAGCTGGGCAAGGAGGAATTGCTGTAGTACGTATCTCAGGGCCCAAGGCATTAACAGTGTGCGAAAGCATCGTATCTGTACCAGGAGAAAAACTTTGGACCAGTCATAAGGTTTTTTATGGCCATGTCATGAATGCAGAAAAAAATGAACATATTGATGAAGTCTTGATATTGATTATGCGCGGGCCAAGAAGTTTCACAGGAGAAGACGTCGTAGAAATTCACTGTCATGGTGGCTTAATAGCCGTCCAGCGTGTATTGGAAAGAGTTCTAACCCACCCTGAGGTTCGCAGAGCATTACCAGGAGAATTTTCTCAGCGCGCAGTACTTAATGGTCGTCTTGATCTCACTCAAGCAGAAGCAATCAGTGAACTAATCGGAGCGCGCAGTCGTAGAGCCGCACAACTTGCGATGGCCGGAATTGATGGAGGAATCCAACGACGTATCACTGCACTTCGAGAAGCGTTATTAGATCAACTATCTGAATTAGAGGCCAGGGTGGATTTTGAAGATGAATTACCTCCCCTCGATGGAGATGAAGTGTTAAAAGAAATACTAAAAGTTCAATCCAAGCTTTATGAGCTGTTAGATGACGCAACACGAGGTGCTTTGGTACGTCAAGGACTAAGGGTTGCAATCATCGGATGCCCCAATGTTGGGAAAAGCTCCTTATTAAATAGGCTCAGTAGAAGAGAGCGAGCGATAGTCAGCAATATCCCAGGAACTACAAGAGATCTTCTTGAAAGCGAAGTCTTATTTGAAGGTGTCCCAATCACCCTCCTTGACACCGCTGGTATGCGCCCAACAGAAGATGCTGTAGAGCAACTTGGAATAGCAAAAAGTCAAGAAGCCTTGTTAACAGCGGATATCGTTGTGTTGCTTTTTGACCTGAGTCAAGGCTGGACGGAAGAAGACGCTGCCCTTCTCGCCAAGGTTCCAAATGAGATTCCAAGACTAGTGGTAGGAAATAAGGCCGATATCAAAAGCAAATTGACTATTACTCAGCAAGCCAAAAAGATTGCTGCTATCAAACCTGATCTGATTTTTAGTGCACTTACAGGCGAAGGAGAAGAACCTTTTATTCAATCCTTACTGCACATTTGTGGTGCCAATGAAACTCAGGGACTGCAAATTGCCCTAAATGAAAGACAAAAGGACCTTGCTGCCTCTGCTGCTGCTGCGTTGAAGAGAACTGAAGAAGTCGCAAATCAACAATTACCCTGGGATTTCTGGACTATTGATCTCAGAGAAGCTATTCATAGTTTAGGTGAGATCACAGGAATTGAAGTGACAGAAGCTTTATTAGATCGAATCTTTTCACGATTTTGTATTGGTAAATAG
- the nadC gene encoding carboxylating nicotinate-nucleotide diphosphorylase, with the protein MDINTPKLNNLLDSWLDEDLGRGDLTNIALVDRTGSAHWIAKQNGIFCGGKLVERIFKRMDKSIEVNLLIKDGESFESGQKLLKIQGPAATLASGERTSLNLAMRLSGIATATAALVNELKGTGILLADTRKTTPGLRVLEKYAFRCGGGINHRLGLDDAAMLKENHIAWAGGIKPAMQAIKATTPWPSQIIVEVEYPEQAKEAIQAGADGVLLDELTPAQLDNLVPQLRKLASTRTQYEGSNQIVIEVSGIDPMNLKAYAGTGIDLISTSAPMTRSSWIDFSMRFETS; encoded by the coding sequence GTGGATATCAATACCCCGAAATTGAATAATCTCTTAGACAGCTGGCTAGATGAAGACTTAGGTCGTGGAGATCTCACCAACATTGCACTTGTAGATCGAACAGGATCCGCCCACTGGATTGCAAAACAAAACGGGATTTTCTGTGGAGGAAAATTGGTTGAGCGAATTTTCAAGAGAATGGATAAATCTATCGAAGTCAATTTGCTCATCAAAGATGGTGAATCCTTCGAAAGCGGACAAAAGTTATTAAAAATCCAAGGCCCAGCAGCAACTCTGGCTTCAGGGGAAAGAACCTCATTAAATCTAGCCATGCGTCTATCAGGTATTGCAACTGCCACAGCAGCTTTAGTAAACGAACTCAAAGGAACAGGAATCCTCCTTGCTGATACGAGAAAAACAACACCTGGACTTCGTGTTCTTGAAAAATATGCATTTAGATGTGGCGGTGGTATTAATCATCGCCTTGGCCTTGATGATGCAGCGATGCTTAAAGAAAATCACATTGCATGGGCTGGAGGTATTAAGCCAGCGATGCAAGCTATAAAGGCAACAACCCCGTGGCCTTCACAAATAATTGTTGAAGTTGAGTACCCAGAACAAGCAAAAGAGGCCATCCAGGCGGGCGCTGACGGAGTGCTACTTGATGAACTCACTCCTGCACAACTTGACAACCTCGTTCCGCAGTTAAGGAAGTTAGCGTCAACAAGAACACAATATGAGGGCTCTAATCAAATTGTCATTGAGGTCTCAGGTATAGATCCTATGAATTTGAAAGCATATGCCGGGACTGGGATTGATTTGATCTCAACCAGTGCTCCAATGACCCGTAGTAGCTGGATCGATTTCAGCATGCGTTTCGAAACAAGTTAA
- the argS gene encoding arginine--tRNA ligase, translating into MLRLSNILNIQLKKALERAFPNAANAARVSGSTLDPVLVPASKPEFGDFQVNGALNLAKALKQSPRDIALAIVAQLHEDEEFLNLCKSPEIAGPGFINLTLTTQCLIREINNQMNDHRLGVPLIDLSKTSGGSAPIVIDFSSPNIAKEMHVGHLRSTIIGDSLARVLEFRGHSVLRLNHVGDWGTQFGMLISHLKLVAPEALTTADAIDLGDLVNFYRQAKQRFDEDELFQDESREEVIKLQNGDLQALKAWKLLCDQSRQEFQKIYDRLDIRLNERGESFYNPYLKNVLNDLDDLGLLVTDEGAKCVFLESITGKDGKSLPMIIQKQDGGFNYATTDLAAIRYRLNSYPDGDGAQRLIYVTDAGQSNHFAGVFEIAERAKWIPNGCHIEHVPFGLVQGEDGKKLKTRSGETVRLRDLLDEAIDRAESDLRIRLKKEGRDESQAFIKHVSTTVGIAAVKYADLSQNRITNYQFSFNKMLALQGNTAPYLLYALVRIAGIARKGGNLGINIDTLEFNQPQEWCLIRELLKFDEVIIKVEEELLPNRLCSYLFDLSQVFNRFYDKVPVLKANEPNRSCRLALCRTTANTLKLGMTLLGIPTLERM; encoded by the coding sequence ATGCTCAGACTTTCTAATATCCTCAATATTCAGCTGAAAAAAGCTCTAGAAAGAGCGTTCCCAAATGCAGCAAACGCAGCCCGAGTATCAGGCTCAACTCTCGACCCAGTACTAGTTCCAGCAAGTAAGCCCGAATTTGGTGACTTTCAAGTGAATGGGGCATTGAACTTAGCTAAAGCCTTAAAACAATCACCTCGCGATATTGCCTTAGCGATCGTCGCACAATTACACGAAGATGAAGAATTTTTAAACTTATGCAAGTCTCCAGAAATCGCAGGCCCTGGCTTTATAAACCTAACTCTCACAACCCAATGCCTCATAAGAGAAATAAACAACCAAATGAACGACCACCGACTTGGTGTTCCATTAATAGATTTGTCAAAAACATCAGGGGGAAGTGCCCCAATAGTCATTGACTTTTCTAGTCCAAATATTGCAAAAGAAATGCATGTCGGTCACCTACGATCAACAATTATTGGTGATTCACTAGCAAGAGTACTGGAATTTCGAGGCCATTCTGTATTGCGCCTCAACCATGTAGGAGACTGGGGGACACAATTTGGAATGCTGATATCTCATCTCAAACTTGTTGCTCCTGAAGCCCTGACAACCGCTGATGCAATTGACTTAGGTGATCTTGTTAACTTCTACCGTCAGGCAAAGCAGCGCTTTGATGAAGATGAGCTTTTTCAAGATGAATCTCGTGAAGAAGTCATAAAGCTACAAAACGGAGACCTTCAAGCTTTGAAAGCTTGGAAATTACTTTGTGACCAATCAAGACAAGAATTCCAAAAAATTTATGATCGATTAGATATTCGTCTCAATGAAAGAGGCGAATCGTTCTATAACCCTTATTTAAAAAATGTACTAAATGATCTTGATGACTTAGGACTGTTGGTCACTGATGAGGGAGCCAAGTGTGTATTTCTAGAAAGCATAACTGGGAAAGACGGTAAGTCACTTCCAATGATCATTCAAAAACAAGATGGCGGCTTTAATTACGCTACAACAGATTTAGCGGCCATCAGATACCGTTTGAATAGCTATCCCGATGGAGATGGAGCTCAACGTTTGATCTACGTAACCGACGCAGGCCAATCTAATCATTTTGCAGGAGTATTTGAAATTGCGGAGCGTGCAAAATGGATACCAAATGGTTGTCACATTGAACATGTACCATTTGGCCTTGTTCAAGGTGAAGATGGTAAAAAGCTAAAAACTCGTTCAGGTGAAACCGTACGACTACGAGACTTGCTGGATGAAGCAATAGATCGTGCTGAATCAGATCTTCGAATTCGACTAAAAAAAGAAGGGAGAGACGAGAGTCAAGCCTTTATCAAACATGTGTCTACCACTGTAGGGATAGCAGCAGTCAAGTATGCCGATTTAAGTCAGAACAGAATAACGAACTATCAATTTAGTTTTAATAAAATGCTTGCCTTGCAGGGAAATACCGCGCCATATTTACTTTATGCCTTAGTACGAATAGCTGGTATTGCCAGGAAAGGAGGTAATCTTGGAATTAATATAGATACTCTTGAATTTAATCAGCCTCAAGAGTGGTGCCTTATTAGAGAACTCCTGAAATTTGATGAAGTGATTATCAAAGTAGAAGAAGAGCTACTGCCCAATCGTCTCTGTAGTTACTTATTTGACCTGAGTCAAGTATTTAATCGCTTCTACGACAAAGTGCCTGTCTTAAAAGCCAATGAACCAAACCGAAGTTGCAGATTGGCGCTCTGTCGAACAACTGCTAACACTCTAAAGCTAGGAATGACACTACTAGGCATTCCTACTCTCGAAAGGATGTAA
- a CDS encoding histidinol-phosphate transaminase, whose protein sequence is MGFLERPQIFKGPSPRGEVERMCAYKAPLEGRRKLLRLDFNENTIGPSPLVVKALQNIPPHHISIYPEYDGMREALIANLNSIETSKNLEPEQVGLFNGVDAAIHATIHAYGDRGEQLITTSPTFGYYTPCAHMQGMEIVAIEYEGINFKFPTQKVTVALLKQKPKLLLICNPNNPTGTRLEAQKILNFAAIAPNTLVIVDELYEAFTGDSVLSEVDFDKTPNLLVLRSLSKTAGLAGLRIGFAIGNANVVERICRVTGPYDVNSFAITAALAALEDQAYTNDYVEEVLRAREWLKHQLITSGKRHHIDGGNYLLIWPDNESSKVTESLRKEGILVRDMDRKPLLEGALRISIGTTDQMKQFWKTFLKVDCN, encoded by the coding sequence ATGGGATTTTTAGAAAGACCTCAAATATTTAAAGGGCCTTCACCTAGAGGTGAAGTAGAAAGAATGTGTGCCTATAAAGCACCATTAGAAGGTCGGCGTAAATTGCTTCGACTTGATTTCAATGAAAATACAATTGGACCAAGTCCTCTTGTAGTAAAAGCACTTCAAAACATTCCACCACATCACATCTCTATCTACCCAGAATATGATGGGATGAGAGAAGCACTGATAGCCAATCTCAATTCTATAGAGACTTCCAAAAACTTAGAGCCTGAACAAGTTGGACTCTTCAACGGAGTTGATGCAGCAATACATGCAACTATTCATGCTTACGGCGACCGAGGTGAGCAACTAATTACAACATCGCCAACTTTTGGTTACTACACGCCCTGCGCCCATATGCAAGGAATGGAAATAGTCGCAATCGAATATGAAGGAATCAACTTCAAGTTCCCCACACAAAAGGTCACAGTCGCATTGCTAAAGCAAAAACCAAAGCTCTTATTGATCTGCAATCCAAATAATCCAACTGGTACAAGGTTAGAAGCACAAAAAATACTGAACTTTGCAGCAATTGCACCTAACACTTTGGTGATAGTTGATGAGCTCTATGAAGCCTTCACAGGTGACAGCGTCTTATCAGAAGTTGATTTTGATAAGACGCCAAATCTTTTAGTACTCAGGTCTCTCTCCAAAACAGCAGGCTTAGCTGGCTTGCGAATTGGATTTGCAATTGGGAACGCTAATGTTGTAGAACGAATTTGTCGTGTGACTGGTCCTTATGATGTCAATAGCTTTGCTATAACAGCAGCTTTAGCTGCTCTTGAAGACCAAGCATATACAAATGATTATGTCGAAGAAGTATTACGAGCACGAGAATGGCTAAAACATCAGCTAATCACAAGTGGGAAACGTCATCATATCGACGGGGGTAATTACCTTTTGATTTGGCCTGACAACGAATCATCAAAAGTAACAGAGTCTCTTAGGAAAGAAGGCATTCTAGTTAGGGATATGGATAGGAAACCACTACTAGAAGGAGCCTTACGAATAAGTATCGGCACAACTGATCAAATGAAGCAATTTTGGAAAACTTTTTTAAAAGTCGACTGCAATTGA
- a CDS encoding MBL fold metallo-hydrolase, translated as MAGGVRITNHGHSSLLIKGGGQSVLLNPFKAVGCAAGLKEPRLTANVILASSELADEGARVAKGVFLVKPGSYRVNGLALEGFTAPHDRFGGRRYGLATLWVWNQGGLRFAHLGGSAAPLSGEDKVLLGRPDVLIIAVGGGAKVYDGIEAAKVVRDLRPKRVIPVHYQRGTNTSLSNCDQGGVQPFLDAMQGNEVRKVGKTLYLKNKLSDQTVINVMR; from the coding sequence ATGGCTGGAGGGGTCCGGATCACTAATCATGGCCATAGCTCTCTCTTGATTAAAGGGGGTGGACAATCTGTTTTGTTAAATCCTTTCAAGGCTGTGGGATGTGCAGCAGGACTAAAGGAGCCAAGATTGACTGCCAATGTGATTCTGGCCAGCTCGGAATTGGCTGATGAGGGCGCACGAGTTGCTAAAGGAGTATTTCTTGTCAAGCCCGGGTCATATCGAGTCAACGGATTGGCTTTGGAAGGCTTTACTGCTCCTCATGATCGTTTTGGAGGGCGTAGATATGGACTTGCGACTCTTTGGGTGTGGAATCAGGGTGGTTTGCGCTTCGCTCATTTGGGTGGCAGTGCAGCGCCTCTTTCTGGCGAAGATAAGGTCTTGTTGGGTCGCCCTGATGTATTGATTATTGCAGTTGGTGGCGGAGCAAAAGTCTATGACGGGATTGAAGCAGCAAAGGTTGTTAGAGATTTACGTCCTAAGCGGGTTATTCCAGTTCACTATCAACGGGGAACCAATACATCTTTGAGTAATTGTGATCAAGGAGGTGTTCAACCGTTTTTAGATGCTATGCAAGGAAATGAGGTAAGAAAAGTAGGAAAAACTCTTTACCTCAAAAATAAACTTTCCGATCAAACTGTTATCAACGTTATGCGATAG
- a CDS encoding aminodeoxychorismate/anthranilate synthase component II, which translates to MILVIDNYDSFTFNLVQYLGELAQEHPVAADVKVERNDSLSISEISDLAPEAILLSPGPGDPDQSGVCLEVLKSLAPSIPTLGVCLGHQALAQAYGARVVRAHELMHGKTSQVFHQGLGVFAGLSQPFIATRYHSLIADKETLPDCLEITAWLADGTIMGLRHRKYPHLQGVQFHPESVLTEGGHKLLSNFLGLI; encoded by the coding sequence ATGATTCTTGTTATTGATAACTACGATAGCTTTACTTTTAACCTTGTTCAGTACTTGGGGGAGTTAGCCCAAGAACATCCTGTTGCGGCTGATGTAAAAGTAGAGCGTAACGATTCTCTTTCAATTAGTGAGATTAGTGATCTTGCACCTGAAGCAATTCTTCTGTCACCTGGTCCAGGTGATCCAGACCAGTCTGGAGTTTGCTTAGAAGTTTTGAAAAGCCTGGCTCCTAGCATTCCTACTCTTGGAGTTTGTTTAGGCCATCAAGCTTTAGCTCAGGCATATGGAGCGAGGGTTGTGAGGGCTCATGAATTGATGCATGGGAAAACATCACAAGTCTTTCATCAAGGATTAGGCGTTTTTGCAGGTTTGTCTCAACCATTTATTGCGACTAGATATCACAGCCTTATTGCAGACAAGGAGACTCTGCCTGACTGCCTTGAAATTACTGCCTGGTTAGCGGATGGAACGATAATGGGATTAAGACACCGTAAATACCCTCACCTTCAGGGAGTTCAATTCCACCCTGAGAGCGTGCTAACAGAAGGTGGGCATAAGTTGCTGAGCAACTTTTTGGGCCTCATTTAA